A genome region from Brassica oleracea var. oleracea cultivar TO1000 chromosome C2, BOL, whole genome shotgun sequence includes the following:
- the LOC106327458 gene encoding scarecrow-like transcription factor PAT1, translating into MYKHPRQEIEAYSLPANSVGKRRYVPVHNSRKRYCTPESSSPDSPAHDVISNATVLVSHNNSAYEDTSGSCVTDDFNDKIKELETVMMGPDSLDLVLDYNDSFDSTSCQETNSWRSTLEAVSRRDLRADLVSCAKAMSENDLMMARSMMEKLRLMVSVSGEPIERLGAYLLEGLVAQLSSSGSSIYKSLNQCPEPASTDLLSYMHILYEVCPYFKFGYMSANGAIAEAMKEENRVHIIDFQIGQGSQWVTLIQAFAARPGGPPRIRITGIDDTTSAYARGGGLSIVGNRLAKLAKQFNVPFEFNSVSVSVSEVKPKNLGVRPGEALAVNFAFVLHHMPDESVSTENHRDRLLRMVKSLSPKVVTLVEQESNTNTAAFFPRFKETMDYYDAMFESIDVTLPRNHKQRINVEQHCLARDVVNIIACEGADRVERHELLGKWRSRFGMAGFTPYPLSPLVNSTIRSLLRNYSDKYRLEERDGALYLGWMKRDLVASCAWK; encoded by the exons ATGTACAAGCATCCAAGACAAGAGATTGAGGCTTACTCTTTGCCTGCCAACTCTGTTGGGAAACGTAGGTACGTACCGGTTCACAACTCACGTAAACGGTACTGCACGCCAGAGTCATCATCACCCGACTCACCTGCTCACGATGTTATCTCAAACGCTACTGTTTTAGTATCACATAACAACTCTGCATACGAAGATACGTCTGGCTCTTGTGTGACGGATGATTTTAATGACAAGATAAAGGAACTCGAAACGGTGATGATGGGGCCTGACTCATTGGACTTGGTCCTAGATTACAACGACTCCTTTGATTCCACGTCGTGTCAAGAGACTAATAGCTGGAGATCAACTCTAGAGGCCGTCTCTAGACGTGACCTAAGAGCTGATCTTGTTTCATGTGCAAAAGCTATGTCTGAGAACGATCTTATGATGGCACGTTCGATGATGGAGAAGCTGCGTCTGATGGTCTCGGTTTCTGGTGAGCCTATTGAACGTTTGGGAGCTTACTTACTAGAAGGCCTAGTGGCTCAGTTATCTTCATCTGGTAGTTCCATATACAAATCACTTAACCAGTGCCCTGAACCCGCAAGCACCGACCTGCTCTCTTACATGCACATACTCTATGAGGTTTGTCCTTACTTCAAGTTCGGATACATGTCAGCAAATGGTGCCATTGCTGAAGCCATGAAGGAAGAAAACAGAGTTCACATTATTGATTTCCAAATAGGTCAAGGGAGTCAATGGGTTACTCTTATCCAGGCTTTTGCAGCTAGGCCTGGTGGGCCTCCTCGGATACGGATAACGGGTATTGATGATACAACTTCAGCTTATGCTCGTGGAGGTGGCTTAAGTATTGTAGGGAACAGGCTCGCTAAGCTTGCTAAGCAGTTCAACGTTCCGTTTGAGTTCAATTCGGTTTCAGTGTCAGTGTCCGAGGTTAAACCTAAGAACCTCGGAGTCCGACCAGGGGAAGCTCTAGCCGTCAACTTTGCCTTTGTGCTTCATCATATGCCTGACGAAAGCGTGAGCACCGAGAATCACCG TGACCGGTTACTGAGAATGGTGAAGAGCTTGTCTCCCAAAGTGGTGACTCTAGTGGAGCAAGAATCTAACACAAACACGGCCGCTTTCTTCCCCAGGTTCAAGGAGACAATGGACTACTATGACGCCATGTTCGAGTCAATAGATGTGACTCTCCCAAGGAATCACAAACAGAGGATTAACGTGGAGCAGCATTGTCTAGCAAGAGATGTAGTGAACATCATTGCATGTGAAGGAGCTGATAGGGTTGAGCGGCACGAGCTGCTAGGGAAATGGAGGTCACGGTTTGGGATGGCCGGTTTCACTCCTTACCCGTTGAGTCCCCTTGTGAACTCCACTATTAGAAGTCTACTCAGGAACTATTCGGACAAGTATAGGCTGGAAGAAAGAGATGGAGCCTTGTATCTTGGTTGGATGAAACGAGATTTGGTCGCCTCGTGTGCATGGAAATGA
- the LOC106325350 gene encoding polygalacturonase-like has translation MGVHFGVSTFFVFCLLALSANAREFRITARPGSDITGELSKLFKEACQCVDKSTVLIPKGEFKLGEIEMMGPCKAPIIFVLQGTVRADGNVNGKDFWVAFRRITNFRLNGGGIFDGEGNASWRANNCHKTSLTQCKRLPISIRFDYITDGKVRDITSLDAKNFHINVIGAKNLTFEDIRIVAPDESPNTDGIHVGRSDGIKIINTNIKTGDDCISVGDGMKNLLVERVTCGPGHGISIGSLGLYGHEEDVTGVKVVNCTLRNTDNGVRIKTWPSAACSTTASGIHFENIILQNVSNPILIDQEYCPWNRCNKNKPSSIKLVDIKFKNIKGSSGNKDAVKLLCSKGFPCKNVEIGDIDITYNGKDGPATFQCSNVSPKLVGKQCPKACSSPVTKQPGH, from the exons ATGGGTGTACATTTTGGAGTATCCACATTCTTTGTTTTTTGTTTGTTAGCTTTATCAGCAAACGCTAGAGAATTCAGAATCACTGCTCGTCCAGGTTCTGATATCACCGGC GAATTGTCGAAACTATTCAAGGAGGCATGTCAGTGCGTGGACAAGAGCACCGTTTTGATCCCAAAAGGTGAATTCAAGCTTGGGGAAATAGAGATGATGGGTCCATGCAAAGCTCCTATAATATTTGTTCTTCAAGGCACTGTGAGAGCTGATGGGAACGTTAACGGGAAGGACTTTTGGGTCGCTTTCCGCAGGATTACTAACTTTAGATTGAACGGAGGTGGTATCTTTGACGGTGAAGGTAACGCTTCATGGAGGGCTAATAACTGCCACAAGACGTCATTAACTCAGTGCAAAAGACTCCCTATC AGCATACGGTTTGATTACATAACTGACGGTAAGGTAAGAGACATAACCTCGTTAGATGCAAAGAACTTCCACATTAACGTGATCGGGGCAAAGAACCTGACATTCGAAGACATCAGGATCGTAGCCCCTGATGAGAGTCCCAACACCGATGGAATCCACGTGGGAAGGAGTGACGGAATCAAGATCATCAACACCAACATCAAAACCGGAGATGACTGTATCTCTGTTGGGGACGGGATGAAAAACCTTCTTGTGGAAAGAGTTACATGCGGTCCGGGACACGGAATCAGTATTGGAAGCCTCGGATTATACGGGCACGAGGAAGACGTCACTGGCGTCAAGGTCGTGAACTGCACCCTCAGGAATACTGACAATGGTGTGAGGATCAAGACATGGCCGTCCGCAGCTTGCTCCACGACCGCCTCTGGTATCCATTTCGAGAATATTATTCTCCAGAACGTTAGCAACCCTATCCTCATCGACCAAGAGTACTGCCCCTGGAACCGATGCAACAAGAAT AAACCATCATCTATCAAGCTGGTGGACATAAAGTTCAAGAATATCAAAGGATCATCAGGGAACAAAGACGCAGTTAAGCTATTGTGCAGCAAGGGATTTCCGTGTAAGAACGTGGAGATCGGCGACATTGATATTACATATAATGGAAAAGACGGTCCAGCAACGTTCCAGTGCTCCAACGTATCTCCGAAGTTGGTGGGGAAACAGTGTCCTAAAGCATGTAGCAGCCCAGTGACGAAGCAACCAGGCCACTAG